One window from the genome of Falco peregrinus isolate bFalPer1 chromosome 15, bFalPer1.pri, whole genome shotgun sequence encodes:
- the HYOU1 gene encoding hypoxia up-regulated protein 1, with amino-acid sequence MAAGAARLCCWALLCLLCSGRLPGAEPVAVMSVDVGSESMKIAIVKPGVPMEIVLNKESRRKTPVAISLKENERLFGDSALGMSIRTPKVAFRYFQDLLGKRIDNPHVALYQSRFPEHELVKDEKRQTVIFKLSQTIQYSPEEMLGMVLNYSRGLAEEFAEQPIKDAVITVPAYFNQAERRAVLHAARIADLKVLQLINDNTAVALNYGVFRRKDINATAQNIMFYDMGAGSTVCTIVTYQTVKTKDSGTQPQLQIQGIGFDRTLGGLVMELRLRDYLAKLFNDQHPSKDVRKNPRAMAKLLKEANRLKTVLSANADHMAQIEGLLDDIDFKAKVSRQEFEDLCSDLFQRVPGPVQQALSSAEMNLDGIDQVILVGGATRVPRVQEVLLKAVGKEELGKNINADEAAAMGAVYQAAALSKAFKVKPFVIRDAAVFPIQVEFTREVEEDDKSRSLKHNKRILFQRMAPYPQRKVITFNRYTDDFEFYVNYGDLSFLTQDDMQIFGSLNLTTVRLKGVGDSFKKHSDYESRGIKAHFNMDESGVLSLDRVESVFETLVEDKLEEESTLTKLGNTISSLFGGGGPTPETGENLTDSVQEEEESLAETGKEEQEEKQDQKSSAEDAGEEQGERKRQSPGQAETAPPKAESEKEEEGEKLESQDPKENRETVKEEEPSRSSSDSTVTKTVEEKKIKAPKKQKLVHEITMELDVNDVPDLLEDELKSSMKKLQDLTIRDLEKQEREKSANSLESFIFETQDKLYQEEYQFVSTEEQREEISRKLNEASSWMEEEGYAATTKELKDKLSELKKLCRNLFFRVEERRKWPERLAALESLLNHSTIFLKGARMIPESDQIFTEVELTMLEKAINETTIWKNETLAEQNKLSPTEKPILLSKDIELKIATLDREVQYLLNKAKFAKPKPKKEKNTTKTDLGKNATAASETENTIPPTEGKQEEKPEDIGPAKESPTAEKVAIDDKRGSDSGSKKDKTEAEGESRKNDEL; translated from the exons AtggcggcgggcgcggcgcggctgtgctgctgggcgctgctctgcctgctctgctccgGCCGCCTGCCTGGCGCAG AGCCGGTGGCGGTGATGTCGGTGGACGTGGGCAGCGAGTCGATGAAGATCGCCATCGTGAAGCCCGGCGTGCCGATGGAGATCGTCCTGAACAA GGAGTCACGAAGGAAAACACCCGTGGCCATTTCTTTGAAGGAGAATGAGCGTCTCTTTGGTGATAGTGCGCTAGGAATG tcCATAAGGACCCCCAAGGTGGCATTCAGATACTTTCAGGATCTGCTGGGTAAGCGTATCGATAACCCCCACGTAGCGCTGTACCAGTCCCGATTCCCAGAGCACGAACTGGTGAAGGATGAAAAAAGGCAGACTGTTATCTTCAAGTTGTCCCA GACAATACAGTACTCTCCGGAGGAGATGCTGGGGATGGTCCTGAACTATTCACGTGGTCTGGCTGAGGAATTTGCAG AGCAGCCCATTAAGGATGCGGTGATCACAGTTCCTGCATACTTCAACCAGGCGGAGAGGAGAGCAGTTCTGCATGCTGCTCGCATTGCTGACTTGAAGGTGCTGCAGCTGATCAACGACAACACTGCTGTAGCGTTGAACTATGGTGTTTTTAGGAGGAAAGACATCAATGCCACTGCGCAG AATATCATGTTTTACGACATGGGAGCAGGAAGCACCGTTTGTACTATTGTTACGTATCAGACAGTGAAAACTAAGGACTCGGGAACCCAACCTCAATTGCAGATCCAGGGCATTGG GTTTGACCGTACTCTTGGAGGTTTAGTGATGGAGCTTCGTCTCCGGGACTATTTAGCAAAACTCTTCAACGATCAGCACCCTTCAAAAGATGTCCGAAAGAATCCCCGGGCCATGGCCAAACTACTAAAGGAGGCCAACCGCCTGAAAACTGTCCTGAGCGCGAATGCTGACCACATGGCACAG ATTGAGGGGCTACTGGATGACATTGACTTCAAGGCCAAAGTCTCAAGGCAAGAATTTGAGGATTTGTGCTCTGACTTATTCCAGCGCGTCCCAGGACCTGTGCAGCAGGCTCTGAGCAGTGCAGAGATGAACCTG GATGGAATTGACCAGGTGATTCTAGTTGGTGGTGCCACACGAGTCCCCAGAGTGCAGGAGGTTTTGCTGAAAGCTGTGGGCAA AGAAGAGCTGGGCAAGAATATCAATGCTGATGAGGCTGCTGCTATGGGTGCAGTCtaccaggcagctgctctgagcaAAGCCTTTAAGGTGAAGCCTTTTGTCATTCgggatgctgctgtgtttcCTATCCAG GTGGAGTTTACTCGTGAAGTTGAGGAAGATGATAAATCCAGGAGTTTAAAGCATAACAAGAGGATTTTGTTCCAGCGCATGGCACCCTATCCACAGCGCAAAGTTATCACTTTCAACCGCTACACAGATGACTTTGAGTTCTATGTCAACTATGGAGATCTGTCTTTCCTGACCCAGGATGACATGCA GATTTTTGGTTCTCTCAATCTCACTACTGTGAGGCTAAAGGGAGTTGGGGACAGTTTCAAGAAGCACTCAGATTATGAATCCAGAGGCATCAAAGCTCACTTCAATATGGACGAGAGTGGAGTGCTAAGTCTTGACCGG GTGGAATCTGTGTTTGAGACCTTGGTGGAAGACAAGCTGGAGGAGGAGTCAACACTGACAA AACTTGGAAACACCATCTCAAGTCTGTTTGGGGGTGGTGGCCCTACACCAGAGACTGGAGAGAACCTGACAGATTCGGTTCAG GAAGAAGAAGAGAGCCTAGCAGAAACGGGTAAAGAagagcaagaagagaaacaagacCAGAAAAGCAGTGCAGAAGATGCTGGTGAAGAACAGGGAGAAAGGAAACGGCAGTCTCCAGGTCAGGCAGAAACTGCCCCTCCGAAAGCAGAgtcagagaaggaggaagaaggcgAGAAATTAGAGTCTCAG GATCCCAAAGAAAATAGAGAAACTGTGAAAGAGGAAGAACCGTCCAGAAGTTCCAGTGACAGCACAGTTACCAAAACAGTTGAAGAGAAGAAGATCAAAGCACccaaaaagcagaagcttgTCCACGAGATCACCATGGAACTGGATGTAAACGATGTGCCTGACCTGCTGGAGGATGAACTGAAGAGCTCAATGAAAAA ACTCCAAGACTTGACAATCAGAGATTTagagaaacaggaaagagaaaaatcgGCCAACAGCTTAGAGTCCTTCATCTTTGAGACCCAG GACAAGCTTTACCAAGAGGAATACCAGTTTGTCTCAAcagaggagcagagagaagaaatttcCAGGAAGCTTAATGAGGCTTCCagttggatggaggaggagggctATGCAGCCACAACTAAG GAGCTGAAAGACAAgctttcagagctgaaaaagcTTTGTAGGAACCTCTTCTTTCGtgtggaggaaaggagaaagtgGCCAGAACGCCTGGCTGCCCTGGAAAGTCTGCTCAACCACTCAACCATCTTTCTCAA GGGGGCCCGAATGATTCCAGAGTCTGACCAGATATTCACAGAAGTGGAACTAACTATGCTGGAAAAAGCCATCAATGAAACAACG ATCTGGAAGAACGAGACGCTGGCTGAGCAGAACAAGCTCTCCCCTACTGAGAAACCCATCCTGCTGTCCAAAGATATAGAGCTTAAGATAGCAACCCTGGACAGGGAAGTCCAGTATCTTCTGAATAAGGCCAAGTTTGCAAAGCCCAAACCCAAAAAGGAGAAGAACACCACAAAAACAGATTTGGGCAAGAATGCTACAGCAGCCTCTGAGACTGAGAACACTATCCCTCCCACGGAGGGGAAACAAGAAG AAAAACCTGAGGATATTGGTCCAGCTAAGGAATCTCCTACAGCTGAGAAAGTGGCAATAGATGATAAGCGTGGATCAGACTCTG GGTCCAAAAAAGATAAGAcagaagctgaaggagaaagcaggaagaacgATGAGTTATAA
- the SLC37A4 gene encoding glucose-6-phosphate exchanger SLC37A4 isoform X1 — MAAGGYRRYRAVIFAAMFIGYALYYFNRKTFSFVMPSVMAEVPLGKDELGVITSSQSAAYAISKFVSGVLSDQMSARWLFSSGLLMVGLVNVVFSWSSTVTAFAGLWFLNGLAQGLGWPPCGKILRKWFEPSQFGTWWAILSTSMNLAGGLGPIVAALVSLNYNWRMTLSFSGFICVVVSFVCLVLIKNEPSDVGLPNIEQGPKKGKKGSSSDNSTLTELLLSPYLWVLSTGYLVVFGVKTCCTDWGQLFLIQERGQSMLVGSSYISALEIGGLVGSIAAGYLSDRAVARVGLSSYGNPRHALLLSMMAGMCVSMFLFRVTVTGNSPKENHFWTVALQPLAGLTSLKEQELWILILGAVFGFSSYGPIALFGVIANESAPANLCGTSHAIVALMANVGGFLAGLPFSTIAKHYSWATAFWVAEITCTGSTVAFFLLRNIRTKMGRIPRKAD, encoded by the exons aTGGCGGCCGGCGGGTACAGGCGGTACCGGGCCGTGATCTTCGCGGCCATGTTCATCGGCTACGCGCTGTACTACTTCAACCGCAAGACCTTCTCGTTCGTCATGCCCTCCGTCATGGCCGAGGTGCCGCTGGGGAAGGACGAGCTGG GTGTCATCACCAGCAGCCAGTCCGCGGCGTATGCCATCAGCAAGTTCGTCAGTGGCGTCCTCTCCGACCAGATGAGCGCCCGCTGGCTCTTCTCCTCCGGCCTCCTCATGGTGGGCTTGGTCAATGTCGTCTTCTCCTGGAGCTCCACTGTCACGGCCTTCGCCGGGCTCTGGTTCCTCAACGGCTTAgcccaggggctgggctggccgcCCTGCGGGAAGATCCTACGAAAA TGGTTTGAGCCTTCTCAGTTTGGGACTTGGTGGGCAATCCTGTCTACGAGCATGAACTTGGCTGGAGGCTTAGGCCCCATTGTTGCTGCCCTCGTGTCTCTGAACTACAACTGGCGCATGACTTTGTCCTTCTCCGGCTTCATCTGTGTGGTTGTCTCTTTTGTTTGCCTTGTCCTGATTAAAAACGAGCCATCGGATGTTGGGCTGCCCAACATTGAACAAGGACccaagaaggggaagaaag GTTCCTCCAGTGACAACAGCACTttgacagagctgctgctctcaccatACCTCTGGGTGCTCTCAACGGGCTACCTGGTTGTTTTTGGAGTGAAAACATGCTGTACCGATTGGGGACAGCTCTTCCTTATCCAGGAGAGAGGACAATCCATGCTTGTGG GTAGTTCCTACATCAGTGCCTTGGAGATTGGGGGTCTGGTGGGAAGCATTGCTGCTGGATACCTTTCTGACAGAGCGGTAGCAAGA GTGGGTCTCTCAAGCTACGGGAATCCTCGGCACGCGCTGCTGCTTTCCATGATGGCCGGGATGTGTGTGTCCATGTTTCTGTTCCGAGTCACAGTCACAGGCAATTCTCCCAAG gaaaatCACTTCTGGACTGTAGCCTTGCAACCTCTAGCTGGTCTTACAAGCCTAAAAGAACAGGAG CTGTGGATTCTGATTCTGGGAGCTGTGTTCGGGTTCTCCTCATATGGGCCGATTGCCCTGTTTGGGGTTATAGCCAACGAAAGTGCTCCTGCCAACCTGTGCGGCACCTCTCATGCTATAGTGGCCCTCATGGCCAACG TTGGGGGTTTTCTGGCTGGACTACCTTTCAGTACCATTGCCAAGCACTACAGCTGGGCCACAGCCTTCTGGGTGGCCGAAATCACCTGTACTGGCAGCACGGTGGCTTTCTTCTTACTGCGGAACATCCGCACCAAGATGGGCCGGATTCCCAGGAAGGCTGACTGA
- the SLC37A4 gene encoding glucose-6-phosphate exchanger SLC37A4 isoform X2 — protein MAAGGYRRYRAVIFAAMFIGYALYYFNRKTFSFVMPSVMAEVPLGKDELGVITSSQSAAYAISKFVSGVLSDQMSARWLFSSGLLMVGLVNVVFSWSSTVTAFAGLWFLNGLAQGLGWPPCGKILRKWFEPSQFGTWWAILSTSMNLAGGLGPIVAALVSLNYNWRMTLSFSGFICVVVSFVCLVLIKNEPSDVGLPNIEQGPKKGKKGSSSDNSTLTELLLSPYLWVLSTGYLVVFGVKTCCTDWGQLFLIQERGQSMLVGSSYISALEIGGLVGSIAAGYLSDRAVARVGLSSYGNPRHALLLSMMAGMCVSMFLFRVTVTGNSPKLWILILGAVFGFSSYGPIALFGVIANESAPANLCGTSHAIVALMANVGGFLAGLPFSTIAKHYSWATAFWVAEITCTGSTVAFFLLRNIRTKMGRIPRKAD, from the exons aTGGCGGCCGGCGGGTACAGGCGGTACCGGGCCGTGATCTTCGCGGCCATGTTCATCGGCTACGCGCTGTACTACTTCAACCGCAAGACCTTCTCGTTCGTCATGCCCTCCGTCATGGCCGAGGTGCCGCTGGGGAAGGACGAGCTGG GTGTCATCACCAGCAGCCAGTCCGCGGCGTATGCCATCAGCAAGTTCGTCAGTGGCGTCCTCTCCGACCAGATGAGCGCCCGCTGGCTCTTCTCCTCCGGCCTCCTCATGGTGGGCTTGGTCAATGTCGTCTTCTCCTGGAGCTCCACTGTCACGGCCTTCGCCGGGCTCTGGTTCCTCAACGGCTTAgcccaggggctgggctggccgcCCTGCGGGAAGATCCTACGAAAA TGGTTTGAGCCTTCTCAGTTTGGGACTTGGTGGGCAATCCTGTCTACGAGCATGAACTTGGCTGGAGGCTTAGGCCCCATTGTTGCTGCCCTCGTGTCTCTGAACTACAACTGGCGCATGACTTTGTCCTTCTCCGGCTTCATCTGTGTGGTTGTCTCTTTTGTTTGCCTTGTCCTGATTAAAAACGAGCCATCGGATGTTGGGCTGCCCAACATTGAACAAGGACccaagaaggggaagaaag GTTCCTCCAGTGACAACAGCACTttgacagagctgctgctctcaccatACCTCTGGGTGCTCTCAACGGGCTACCTGGTTGTTTTTGGAGTGAAAACATGCTGTACCGATTGGGGACAGCTCTTCCTTATCCAGGAGAGAGGACAATCCATGCTTGTGG GTAGTTCCTACATCAGTGCCTTGGAGATTGGGGGTCTGGTGGGAAGCATTGCTGCTGGATACCTTTCTGACAGAGCGGTAGCAAGA GTGGGTCTCTCAAGCTACGGGAATCCTCGGCACGCGCTGCTGCTTTCCATGATGGCCGGGATGTGTGTGTCCATGTTTCTGTTCCGAGTCACAGTCACAGGCAATTCTCCCAAG CTGTGGATTCTGATTCTGGGAGCTGTGTTCGGGTTCTCCTCATATGGGCCGATTGCCCTGTTTGGGGTTATAGCCAACGAAAGTGCTCCTGCCAACCTGTGCGGCACCTCTCATGCTATAGTGGCCCTCATGGCCAACG TTGGGGGTTTTCTGGCTGGACTACCTTTCAGTACCATTGCCAAGCACTACAGCTGGGCCACAGCCTTCTGGGTGGCCGAAATCACCTGTACTGGCAGCACGGTGGCTTTCTTCTTACTGCGGAACATCCGCACCAAGATGGGCCGGATTCCCAGGAAGGCTGACTGA
- the TRAPPC4 gene encoding trafficking protein particle complex subunit 4: MAIFSVYVVNKAGGLIYQLDHYAPRADTEKTFSFPLDLVLRPHDERVVVAFGQRDGIRVGHAVLAINGAEVNGRFTADGKDVLEFLGNPANYPVSIRFGRHRLSSNEKLMLASMFHSLFAIGSQLSPEVGSSGIEMLETDTFKLHCFQTLTGIKFVVLADPRQAGIDSLLRKIYEIYSDFALKNPFYSLEMPIRCELFDQNLKLALEVAEKAGPFGPGS; the protein is encoded by the exons ATGGCGATCTTCAGCGTCTACGTGGTGAACAAGGCGGGCGGCCTCATCTACCAGCTGGACCACTACGCGCCCCGCGCCGACACCGAGAAGACGTTCAGCTTCCCGCTCGACCTCGTCCTGCGGCCGCACGACGAGCGCGTCGTTGTCGCCTTCGGACAGCGCGATGGCATCCGCG TGGGTCACGCCGTGCTGGCCATCAACGGCGCCGAGGTCAACGGGCGATTCACGGCAGACGGGAAGGACGTGCTGGAGTTCCTGGGCAACCCTGCCAACTACCCGGTGTCCATCCGCTTTGGCCGCCACCGCCTCTCCTCCAACGAGAAGCTCATGCTGGCCTCCATGTTCCACTC GCTGTTCGCCATTGGGTCGCAGCTGTCCCCCGAGGTTGGGAGCTCCGGGATTGAGATGCTGGAGACTGACACCTTCAAACTGCACTGCTTCCAGACGCTGACAG GGATCAAATTTGTGGTACTTGCTGacccaaggcaggcagggataGACTCCCTTCTCCGCAAGATCTATGAGATTTACTCTGACTTTGCTCTGAAGAATCCTTTCTACTCCCTGGAGATGCCAATCAG atgcGAGTTGTTTGATCAGAACTTAAAACTTGCTCTGGAGGTAGCAGAAAAAGCTGGACCCTTCGGACCTGGATCATAG
- the RPS25 gene encoding 40S ribosomal protein S25, producing the protein MPPKDDKKKKDAGKSAKKDKDPVNKSGGKAKKKKWSKGKVRDKLNNLVLFDKATYDKLCKEVPNYKLITPAVVSERLKIRGSLARAALQELLSKGLIKLVSKHRAQVIYTRNTKGGDAPAAGEDA; encoded by the exons ATG CCGCCCAAAGACGACAAGAAGAAGAAGGACGCGGGCAAGTCCGCCAAGAAGGACAAGGACCCAGTCAACAAGTCCGGCGGCAAGGCCAAAAAGAAG AAGTGGTCCAAGGGGAAAGTGAGAGACAAGCTGAACAACCTTGTCCTGTTTGACAAGGCTACCTATGACAAACTGTGCAAAGAAGTGCCCAACTACAAGCTCATCACACCTGCGGTTGTCTCAGAGAGACTGAAGATTCGAGGCTCACTGGCTAGGGCTGCCCTCCAGGAGCTGCTCAGCAAAG gttTGATCAAACTGGTATCCAAGCACCGAGCCCAAGTGATCTACACAAGAAACACGAAAGGCGGAGATGCgcctgctgcaggggaggaTGCTTAG
- the CENATAC gene encoding centrosomal AT-AC splicing factor, with translation MAVHYCGLCRRTSFAGRRHLYSAAHRRRLREALARLQEEVAAARAAAAGDGGAAVRRYDPAEHERRVWCLCCGRGVRRDGRRGGMALPHAGLLRHLAGPEHRRETARFWRENRAEAALRERFLVPAEEYDRFARALERALAAHRRREEERIRQMAAGIREAERRQRETVRAALQLQPEPEPRAGPSASGPPGPKRDTIQDAEQSGLSRTQTGPDLNWMEPGQALTFIGHQDTEGKGNVHTGAKPPWLTEEEDGSKQQIGPSYEEFLRQKEKQKLKKLPVERVGANFDHTSQTGDSWLPSFGRVWNHGRRWQSRHQFRTESREKRKR, from the exons ATGGCGGTGCACTACTGCGGGTTGTGCCGCCGCACCTCCTTCGCCGGCCGCCGGCACCTGTACAGCGCCGCGCaccggcggcggctgcgggagGCGCTGGCCcggctgcaggaggaggtggcggcggcgcgggcggcggcagcCGGCGATGGCGGCGCGGCCGTGCGGCGCTACGACCCGGCGGAGCACGAGCGGCGCGTGTGGTGCCTGTGCTGCGGGCGCGGCGTGCGGCGGGacgggcggcgcggcgggatGGCGCTGCCGCACGCCGGCCTCCTCCGCCACCTGGCCGG GCCCGAGCACCGGCGGGAGACGGCGCGGTTCTGGCGGGAGAACCGGGCGGAGGCGGCGCTGCGGGAGCGGTTCCTGGTGCCGGCCGAGGAGTACGATCGCTTCGCCCGGGCGCTGGAGCGGGCGCTGGCCGCGCAccggcggcgggaggaggagCGCATCCGCCAG ATGGCGGCCGGCATCCGGGAGGCCGAGCGCAGGCAGCGGGAGACGGTGCGGGCCGCCCTGCAG CTTCAACCAGAGCCCGAGCCTCGTGCAGGACCTTCTGCCAGCGGCCCCCCAGGACCCAAAAG GGACACCATTCAGGATGCAGAACAGTCTGGTCTGAGCAGGACACAGACAGGACCAGACTTAAACTGGATGGAACCAGGCCAGGCCTTGACCTTTATTGGGCACCAG GacacagaagggaaaggaaacgTTCACACAG GAGCAAAACCTCCGTGGCTaacagaggaagaggatggaAGTAAACAACAAATCGGACCTTCGTATGAGGAATTTCTCAGACAAA aggagaagcagaagctgaaaaagctTCCAGTGGAGCGTGTTGGTGCCAACTTTGACCACACTTCTCAGACGGGCGACAGCTGGCTCCCTTCCTTCGGGCGGGTTTGGAATCATGGCAGGAGATGGCAGTCCAG GCACCAGTTTAGAACTGAAtcaagggaaaagagaaaaaggtga